The Etheostoma spectabile isolate EspeVRDwgs_2016 unplaced genomic scaffold, UIUC_Espe_1.0 scaffold00001009, whole genome shotgun sequence genome includes a window with the following:
- the LOC116674784 gene encoding 60S ribosomal protein L10a produces MSKVSRDTLYEAVKEVLQGSLTKPRKFTETVELQISLKNYDPQKDKRFSGTVRLKSLPRPKFSVCILGDQQHCDEAKAAELPHMDIEALKKLNKNKKMVKKLAKKYDAFLASESLIKQIPRILGPGLNKAGKFPSLLTHNENLNTKVDEVKSTIKFQMKKVLCLAVAVGHVKMTEDELVYNIHLAVNFLVSLLKKNWQNVRALYVKSTMGKPQRLY; encoded by the exons ATGAG TAAGGTATCCAGGGATACGTTGTACGAAGCTGTGAAGGAGGTCCTGCAGGGCTCTCTGACCAAGCCAAGGAA GTTTACGGAGACTGTGGAGCTGCAGATCAGCTTGAAAAACTATGATCCCCAGAAGGACAAGCGTTTCTCCGGCACTGTCAG GCTGAAGTCTCTTCCAAGGCCAAAATTCTCTGTGTGCATTCTGGGAGACCAGCAGCACTGTGACGAGGCCAAAGCCGCTGAGCTGCCACACATGGACATCGAGGCTCTCAAGAAGCTCAACAAGAACAAAAAGATGGTCAAGAAGCTTG CTAAGAAGTATGATGCCTTCCTGGCCTCTGAGTCTCTGATCAAGCAGATCCCTCGTATCCTGGGTCCTGGGCTGAACAAGGCCGGCAAGTTCCCCTCCCTGCTCACCCACAACGAGAACCTGAACACCAAGGTGGATGAGGTCAAATCCACAATCAAATTCCAGATGAAGAAG GTGCTGTGTCTGGCTGTGGCTGTAGGACATGTGAAGATGACCGAGGATGAGCTTGTGTACAACATCCACCTGGCTGTTAACTTCCTGGTGTCTCTGCTGAAGAAGAACTGGCAGAACGTGCGTGCCCTCTACGTCAAGAGCACCATGGGCAAACCCCAGCGCCTCTACTAA
- the LOC116674786 gene encoding innate immunity activator protein, translating to MTNLIFTNLCNICSFQQVLLKTKEQKVKMTAIESKEEISDTDSGIIVHSGPDSPTSPVKELTTHTRALKLKHQSLEERLELCLLELRKLCIREAELTGKLPSDYPVMPDEKLPRVRRRIGASFKLDEGLIHLDKQDSVLQVLETDLALQRQIYEAARKLSLEENLSKPQKKSRLQQCKRVEKKVKDLQEAVFQHRIKSECNSPNFSITNNQNRDLCMSDDSSLSDVVALDDDVDLPVPLSPPVSGTSCSDPLQLSATTLQLSQQSSSQLSVEYERSPIQNSPWKESSLDQPYQKATNPQSANSSRSSSPAGTQVSAESIIPLSQFLKNTALRQNHSTSAPSTPELHVRRQYSQSFRLPKSKLHADKERLHSENNQERAKLPQRRCLADFMVRSPENSPLRPYQSSSEDSSSEHSSSSYISSPGRDGPTEIPKLCPPPYGFHLGAQKIWLSNFASSHKNINQSQPNPSYIRAIEEDCPLSPQDLDMGKCFLSSPPVAHSPQQRQWPEGVLSPRGILKPPPPYTRLVRTPSLKEYPNHAIRLMPRDIVSEELKSWHQRNQLQKFRPGCVDQQSFLSVKSPTSPHLPPFKQGLGNVILQRAADGTPVQWFVAEDAEIVSQV from the exons ATGACCAATCTCATTTTTACCAATCTCTGTAATATCTGCTCATTTCAACAGGTGCttctaaaaacaaaagagcAGAAAGTCAAGATGACGGCCATCGAGAGCAAAGAGGAGATCAGTGACACTGACAGTGGGATTATTGTGCACTCTG GTCCAGACAGCCCTACGTCCCCGGTGAAGGAGCTGACCACCCACACCAGAGCCCTGAAGCTGAAGCACCAGTCTCTGGAGGAGCGCCTGGAGCTCTGCCTCCTGGAGCTCAGGAAGCTCTGCATCCGGGAGGCA GAGCTGACTGGGAAACTGCCCTCAGACTATCCTGTGATGCCCGATGAGAAGCTACCGCGGGTCAGAAGGAGGATTGGAGCTTCCTTCAAGCTTGACGAAGGTCTGATCCATCTGGATAAACAG GATTCAGTGCTGCAAGTGCTGGAAACTGACTTGGCTCTTCAGCGGCAGATTTATGAGGCGGCTCGCAAACTCTCCCTGGAGGAGAACCTTAGTAAACCACAGAAGAAGAGCCGACTGCAGCAGTGCAAGAGGGTAGAGAAGAAGGTGAAGGATCTGCAGGAGGCCGTGTTCCAGCACAGGATCAAGAGCGAGTGCAACTCACCGAACTTTAGCATcacaaacaaccaaaacagAG ATCTGTGCATGTCTGATGACAGTTccctgtctgatgtggtggccCTGGATGATG ATGTGGACTTGCccgtccctctctctcctccagtgtcGGGCACTTCCTGTTCAGATCCCCTCCAGTTGTCAGCCACAACCCTTCAGTTGTCCCAGCAGTCATCAAGCCAGCTCAGTGTGGAGTATGAGCGCTCTCCCATCCAGAACTCTCCGTGGAAAGAGTCCAGTCTGGATCAGCCTTACCAGAAGGCCACAAACCCTCAGTCTGCTAACAGCAGCAGGTCCAG TAGTCCAGCAGGAACTCAGGTGTCTGCAGAGAGCATAATTCCTCTGTCGCAGTTTCTAAAGAACACGGCTCTGCGTCAGAACCACTCCACCAGCGCCCCCTCCACCCCAGAGCTACATGTACGCCGACAGTACTCCCAGTCCTTCAG acttccCAAAAGTAAGCTACATGCTGACAAGGAGCGCCTGCACTCAGAGAACAATCAAGAGCGAGCCAAGCTGCCACAGCGACGCTGCCTGGCTGATTTCATGGTGCGTTCTCCAGAGAACTCTCCCTTACGCCCTTACCAGTCCAGCTCGGAAGACAGCAGCTCGGAGCACTCGTCCTCCTCCTACATTAGCTCTCCTGGCAGGGATGGACCCACTGAGATCCCAAAGCTCTGCCCGCCGCCTTACGGATTCCACTTGGGGGCACAAAAGATATGGCTCTCCAACTTCGCCAGCTCACACAAGAACATCAACCAGTCCCAGCCCAATCCTAGCTACATCAGGGCAATAGAAGAAGATTGCCCCCTCTCTCCTCAAGACCTGGACATGGGGAAGTGCTTCCTTTCCTCCCCTCCTGTGGCACACAGCCCTCAGCAAAGGCAGTGGCCGGAGGGAGTGTTGTCCCCGAGGGGAATCCTAAAGCCGCCTCCGCCTTACACCAGGCTGGTGCGAACGCCCTCACTGAAGGAGTATCCGAACCACGCCATCAGGCTGATGCCCAGGGACATCGTGTCAGAGGAGTTGAAGTCCTGGCATCAGAGGAATCAGCTGCAGAAGTTTCGGCCTGGCTGCGTGGATCAGCAGAGCTTCCTGAGTGTCAAGAGCCCCACTTCACCTCATCTGCCGCCATTTAAACAG GGTTTGGGTAATGTGATTCTCCAGAGAGCTGCGGACGGGACTCCAGTCCAGTGGTTTGTTGCGGAGGATGCTGAAATCGTGAGCCAGGTGTAA
- the LOC116674781 gene encoding lymphoid-restricted membrane protein has product MNSQPDAETTNHLSTMLGSQDSDEETNQEEPSITNWNELSIIERVGLNSVEMSEKDLETAFCQIALAFRCDQYTLKQRLQAEEHARNLAEENIQLELTRGRETLETLKGLCLDSKRSMILQRLQLSLDILSGTVERISNTAEVLGAVHQEARVSHEVELMVAHVENLRRQHERNLAELEEAKKTIQQQNSCKNSIDQRASPEPEESDTRKKISHQSIRRRVSITLIPSQIQEKIKQDLKNQATPRRSFSKESFLTCPSPPLRPESSYSVDDRPLDPDETPTEAPAAELPSPPTPKSEDLPSKQLATRKTHNKKSPLETLRQRHKGKAALSKKKADKDKKITNIYQQLSASPCGSLRRHHPLAHWLYRCRWALFCTYLFVLFCVLTLAYCLWKLHDGPPEPWVFSHQDAV; this is encoded by the exons ATGAACTCCCAG CCTGATGCAGAGACAACCAACCATCTGTCCACCATGCTGGGCAGTCAAGATAGTGACGAAG AAACCAATCAAGAAGAGCCCTCAATCACAAACTGGAACGAGCTGTCCATTATAGAACGTGTAGGCCTCAACAG TGTGGAGATGTCAGAAAAAGATCTGGAG ACGGCCTTCTGTCAGATCGCCCTGGCCTTCCGCTGTGATCAGTACACCCTGAAGCAGAGGCTGCAGGCGGAGGAGCACGCCCGCAACCTGGCTGAGGAGAACATCCAGCTGGAGCTGACCAGAGGCAGAGAAACCCTGGAG acgCTGAAAGGCCTGTGTCTGGACAGTAAGCGCAGTATGATCCTGCAGAGGCTGCAGCTGTCTCTGGACATCCTCAGTGGGACTGTGGAACGAATCTCCAACACGGCAGAGGTGCTCGGCGCTGTGCACCAG GAGGCTAGAGTAAGTCATGAAGTCGAACTGATGGTTGCTCATGTGGAGAATCTgaggagacaacatgagagaaacctggcagagctggaggaggccAAGAAGACGATCCAGCAGCAGAACTCCTGCAAAAACAGCATCGACCAAAGAGCATCGCCAG AACCAGAGGAAAGTGACACCAGAAAGAAAATCTCTCATCAG agCATTCGTCGCAGAGTCAGCATAACACTCATTCCCAGCCAAATCCAG GAGAAGATAAAGCAAGACTTGAAGAACCAAGCTACTCCTAGAAGGTCCTTTAGCAAGGAGTCCTTCCTCACCTGCCCGTCTCCCCCCCTGAGACCAGAGTCCAGCTACTCAGTGGATGACAG GCCACTGGATCCAGATGAAACTCCGACAGAAGCTCCAGCTGCTGAGCTTCCTTCACCTCCCACCCCCAAATCAGAGGACCTCCCATCGAAACAACTGGCCAccagaaagacacacaacaaaaa ATCCCCTCTGGAGACTTTGCGACAGAGACACAAGGGCAAAGCTGCGTTGTCAAAGAAAAAGGCAGACAAggataaaaaaattacaaatatttacCAACAGCTTTCTGCAAGCCC GTGTGGCTCCTTGAGGAGACATCATCCGCTGGCTCACTGGTTGTATCGCTGTCGCTGGGCGCTGTTCTGCACGTACCTGTTTGTGCTTTTCTGTGTCCTAACATTGGCTTACTGTTTGTGGAAGCTTCACGATGGACCACCTGAGCCGTGGGTATTCAGTCATCAGGACGCAGTCTAA